A single genomic interval of Spirosoma taeanense harbors:
- a CDS encoding transglycosylase domain-containing protein has protein sequence MTDRQRKALQIAGWVFLSLFLLGGVGAGIAYSKRESLLQAALDRAIRKAKRDYNLDVRIGSATFTGLSSVAFAHISVVPEQRDSLARIERAEIDVRFWPLLVGKVGLSGMTLENGLVQVVKRDSLTNIDFLLRRKRDSTATTGSRRTDLSDVAENLIDNILSKIPDDLNVRNLEFRGMDNNDTVSLLTQTAVIKDEVVTSTLKLNRDEATWHVMGTADPADREYDLALYADGKPLELPYIQEKFNLKLQADTVRAELRDVDRAKGEFRLEGAGSVRNLRVNHPAIARTDVLVDRASMEANLFVGENYVGIDSSSVLRLGEVSARPFVKYTLTPNKIYELQLHTDQMDAQALFNSFPQGLFESLEGMQVTGKLRYDLAFQLNTAMPDSVQFNSGLTPDGFRIIKMGRTDFAAINRPFVYTPYEKDKPVRPIVVGPENPDYTPLNQIAPDLRNALLTSEDYNFFTHKGFNEKAFRVSIATNFKEKSFKRGASTVSMQLVKNAFLNRNKTLSRKIEEILIVWLIENQHITPKERMYEVYLNIIEWGRNIYGIGEAARYYFAKSPADLSLGESIFLAFVVPRPKAALNWFLPDGTLQVRNVRGYFRLIGRIMARRGLAAPDSGAYGFYDVRLREGLRREIAPVDTLFNPDSLMLDPANDDQFDDTDEGAGFGNFFRRLFKGKTDAERTSPDQPAVQPETQPTEVAPTDTVKTRKQLRQERRERKRREREEQRLQEENEGS, from the coding sequence ATGACCGATCGTCAACGTAAAGCCCTGCAGATTGCCGGCTGGGTGTTTCTGAGTCTTTTCTTACTGGGCGGTGTAGGTGCTGGCATTGCTTATTCCAAACGCGAAAGCCTGCTGCAGGCCGCCCTCGACCGGGCGATCCGTAAGGCCAAACGGGATTATAACCTCGACGTGCGCATCGGTTCGGCTACGTTCACGGGGCTGAGCTCGGTAGCGTTCGCCCATATTTCGGTCGTACCCGAACAGCGCGATAGTCTGGCCCGTATCGAGCGCGCCGAAATCGACGTGCGGTTCTGGCCACTGCTGGTGGGTAAGGTTGGGCTGTCAGGCATGACGCTCGAAAACGGCCTGGTTCAGGTGGTCAAACGCGACTCACTGACCAACATCGACTTTTTGCTTCGCCGGAAGCGCGACTCTACCGCCACGACCGGCAGCCGGCGCACCGACCTCTCGGATGTCGCGGAGAATCTGATTGACAACATCCTCTCCAAAATTCCCGACGACCTCAACGTCCGTAACCTGGAGTTTCGGGGCATGGACAATAACGATACCGTCAGCCTGCTGACTCAGACAGCCGTTATCAAAGACGAAGTCGTTACGTCCACGCTGAAGCTTAACCGCGACGAAGCTACCTGGCACGTAATGGGCACTGCCGATCCGGCCGACCGCGAATACGATCTGGCGCTGTATGCCGACGGCAAACCGCTTGAACTGCCGTACATTCAGGAGAAGTTCAACCTCAAATTACAGGCCGATACCGTTCGGGCCGAACTGCGTGACGTTGACCGCGCGAAAGGTGAATTTCGGCTGGAAGGCGCCGGTTCGGTACGTAACCTCCGCGTCAACCATCCGGCCATTGCCCGCACCGATGTCCTGGTCGACCGGGCGTCGATGGAAGCCAATCTGTTTGTCGGCGAAAACTACGTTGGCATCGACAGTTCCTCGGTGCTGCGGCTGGGCGAAGTCAGCGCCCGCCCGTTTGTGAAGTACACGCTTACCCCCAACAAGATTTACGAACTGCAGCTCCACACCGACCAGATGGATGCGCAGGCACTGTTTAACTCGTTTCCGCAGGGCCTGTTTGAATCGCTGGAAGGCATGCAGGTAACCGGTAAGCTCAGGTATGATCTGGCGTTTCAGCTCAATACGGCCATGCCCGATTCGGTCCAGTTCAACTCGGGCCTGACGCCGGATGGCTTCCGGATCATTAAGATGGGTCGAACGGATTTTGCGGCCATCAACCGTCCTTTCGTGTATACCCCTTATGAAAAAGATAAACCCGTCCGGCCGATTGTGGTTGGCCCCGAAAACCCGGACTATACCCCGCTAAATCAGATCGCGCCTGACCTGCGCAACGCTCTGCTGACATCGGAGGATTATAACTTCTTTACGCACAAAGGTTTCAACGAAAAAGCCTTCCGGGTATCCATTGCCACCAACTTCAAGGAAAAGTCCTTCAAGCGGGGTGCCAGTACGGTTTCGATGCAGCTGGTCAAAAACGCCTTCCTGAATCGGAACAAGACCTTGTCGCGCAAGATTGAAGAGATTCTGATCGTCTGGCTCATTGAAAATCAGCACATCACTCCGAAAGAACGGATGTATGAGGTGTACCTGAACATCATTGAGTGGGGCCGCAACATCTATGGCATCGGCGAGGCCGCCCGCTATTACTTTGCCAAGTCGCCGGCTGATTTATCCCTGGGCGAAAGCATTTTTCTGGCGTTTGTAGTGCCCCGTCCCAAAGCAGCCCTTAACTGGTTTCTGCCCGACGGAACCCTGCAGGTGCGGAATGTACGCGGTTATTTCCGGCTCATCGGCCGCATTATGGCCCGGCGCGGTCTTGCCGCCCCCGACTCAGGTGCGTATGGCTTCTATGACGTCCGGCTGCGCGAAGGCCTGCGCCGGGAGATTGCCCCTGTTGATACGCTCTTCAACCCGGACAGCCTGATGCTCGATCCGGCCAACGACGATCAGTTTGACGATACAGATGAAGGTGCAGGCTTCGGCAACTTTTTTCGGCGGCTCTTTAAAGGCAAAACCGATGCTGAACGCACAAGTCCCGACCAGCCTGCTGTCCAGCCCGAAACGCAGCCTACTGAAGTTGCGCCGACGGATACCGTTAAAACCCGCAAACAACTTCGCCAGGAACGGCGCGAACGTAAACGCCGGGAGCGGGAAGAGCAGCGGCTCCAGGAAGAGAATGAAGGCAGTTGA
- a CDS encoding response regulator → MKNTLQILLIEDDQDDVELFLYALRATCMACTLNVVRQGNEVMPYLQSVSQRPDVIVLDLNLPMVNGRELLTQIKADPDLKVVPVAILTTSSAPEDRLYCLQAGANDFITKPTTIEELGSVVKTVIQLGRSRD, encoded by the coding sequence GTGAAAAACACGTTACAGATTCTGCTGATCGAAGATGATCAGGACGATGTGGAGCTGTTTCTATACGCGCTCCGAGCAACGTGTATGGCATGCACGCTGAATGTTGTCCGGCAGGGAAATGAGGTAATGCCTTATTTGCAGTCTGTATCGCAACGCCCGGATGTAATCGTGCTGGATCTTAATCTGCCGATGGTAAATGGTCGGGAACTGCTGACTCAGATCAAAGCTGACCCCGATCTGAAAGTCGTGCCTGTAGCGATTCTGACGACTTCATCCGCGCCCGAGGATCGTCTGTATTGCCTTCAGGCGGGTGCCAATGATTTTATCACCAAACCCACAACCATCGAAGAGCTGGGATCGGTTGTGAAAACGGTTATCCAGCTGGGGCGAAGCCGTGACTGA
- a CDS encoding PAS domain-containing sensor histidine kinase has product MYTEVIPSEQSLIGGGEMGTLIRGMDWSQTSVGPISAWPQSLRIAVQLILDTSFGMYLVWGPDQIQFYNDSFRPILGSSKHPSALGGCAKDTFSEIWDWLGPKFEGVMRGEAFSAEDLLVPLNRNGYLEDCYFTFSYSPFRDETGQIRGILVPVTETTQTVRARKRTEESQQQLHSLFEQAPMAICILRGPTFVVEMANPPMRQIWRRPTGELLGRPLFDVLTETANEGHEEMLSDVMTTGKSVTVADLPFTMLENGQLKTLYGSAAYQPLREPDGTIDRVMCVVTETTNAVQARHKLEESEVHFRHLADLVPQILWTARPDGFIDYYNQQWYTYTGFEKGYGDQSWIPILHPDDVQPCLDTYYHAIRTGQLYQIEYRFADRRNPGTYRWFLGRATPVRDASGTIIRWFGTCTDIDDQKRLSELLETRVAERTQELKTANHNLERSNFDLMQFASVASHDLKEPLRKIQAFGNILSSTVDGKLNDTELDYFHRMINASNRMQGLVDDVLNLSKLSNQALFCAETDINAVISRITDDLEMVIREKSARVTVSSLPLLEANTGQIHQLFQNLISNALKFSRGPSPAVTIGAKPVSPADAIRFSIYPDQYACIDVQDNGIGFDDAYREKIFGIFQRLHGIKFGGTGIGLAICKKIVENHRGFIYADGHPNEGATFTILLPFKQH; this is encoded by the coding sequence ATGTATACCGAAGTAATACCTTCTGAACAATCTTTGATCGGCGGTGGTGAAATGGGTACGCTCATCCGGGGCATGGACTGGTCGCAAACGTCCGTTGGCCCGATCAGCGCCTGGCCCCAAAGCCTGCGAATAGCCGTTCAACTGATCCTGGATACCAGTTTCGGTATGTATCTCGTCTGGGGTCCCGATCAGATTCAGTTTTATAACGACAGTTTTCGGCCCATTCTGGGCAGCAGCAAGCATCCTTCGGCTTTGGGTGGCTGCGCAAAAGATACATTCTCCGAAATCTGGGATTGGCTCGGCCCCAAGTTTGAGGGCGTTATGCGGGGGGAAGCCTTCAGCGCCGAAGATCTGCTGGTTCCCCTGAACCGGAACGGTTACCTGGAAGACTGTTATTTCACCTTCTCCTACTCGCCCTTTCGTGATGAAACAGGGCAGATCCGAGGCATCCTGGTTCCCGTCACCGAAACGACGCAGACGGTTCGGGCCCGAAAGCGGACCGAAGAAAGCCAGCAGCAGTTGCATAGTCTGTTTGAGCAGGCTCCCATGGCGATCTGCATCCTGCGCGGCCCCACCTTTGTGGTGGAAATGGCCAATCCGCCGATGCGCCAGATCTGGCGCCGACCAACCGGAGAATTGTTGGGAAGGCCTCTGTTCGACGTCCTGACGGAAACAGCCAATGAGGGTCATGAGGAAATGCTGTCTGACGTAATGACCACGGGCAAGTCCGTTACGGTTGCAGATCTGCCGTTTACCATGCTCGAAAACGGGCAGCTAAAAACCCTGTACGGCAGTGCCGCGTACCAGCCCCTGCGGGAACCGGATGGCACGATTGACCGGGTCATGTGCGTCGTTACCGAAACGACCAATGCGGTACAGGCCCGCCATAAACTTGAAGAAAGCGAAGTCCATTTTCGGCACCTGGCCGATCTGGTCCCCCAGATTCTCTGGACGGCCCGCCCCGATGGGTTTATTGACTATTACAACCAGCAATGGTATACGTACACGGGCTTTGAGAAAGGATATGGCGATCAGAGCTGGATTCCCATTCTTCACCCCGATGATGTTCAGCCCTGTCTGGATACGTATTACCACGCGATCAGAACCGGCCAGCTGTATCAGATTGAGTACCGCTTCGCCGACCGGCGTAATCCCGGCACGTACCGCTGGTTCCTGGGCCGGGCCACGCCCGTACGGGATGCCAGTGGCACCATCATCCGGTGGTTCGGCACCTGTACCGACATCGACGATCAGAAACGACTCTCCGAACTGCTTGAAACCCGCGTTGCGGAACGTACCCAGGAGCTGAAAACGGCCAACCACAACCTCGAACGCTCGAATTTCGATCTCATGCAGTTTGCGTCCGTAGCGTCGCACGACCTGAAGGAGCCGCTGCGAAAAATTCAGGCGTTTGGCAACATTCTCAGCTCGACGGTCGACGGTAAACTGAACGATACCGAACTGGACTATTTCCACCGGATGATCAACGCATCTAACCGGATGCAGGGCCTGGTTGACGATGTGCTGAACCTGTCGAAGCTGTCCAATCAGGCGCTGTTCTGTGCCGAAACAGATATTAACGCCGTCATCAGCCGCATTACCGACGACCTGGAAATGGTAATCCGGGAGAAATCGGCCCGCGTAACCGTTAGTTCGCTGCCTCTGCTCGAAGCCAATACCGGCCAGATACACCAGCTTTTCCAGAACCTTATCAGCAACGCCCTCAAATTCAGCCGGGGGCCGTCGCCAGCCGTGACGATTGGAGCCAAACCCGTAAGCCCTGCCGATGCGATCCGGTTCAGTATTTATCCGGACCAGTACGCCTGTATCGACGTTCAGGACAATGGCATTGGTTTCGACGACGCCTACCGGGAAAAAATCTTTGGTATTTTCCAGCGGCTGCACGGCATTAAGTTCGGTGGCACAGGCATTGGACTGGCGATTTGCAAGAAAATTGTCGAGAATCACCGGGGGTTCATTTACGCCGACGGTCACCCGAACGAAGGCGCTACGTTTACCATTTTACTCCCCTTCAAACAGCACTAA
- a CDS encoding S8 family peptidase yields the protein MRFSFSMAAYLKVAVAGLTLFGCSADRDVQPAGLSPDCLVKASTTSGQPIAGAYIVTFKEDPTTAVPNARQSVVSPQQSVSRLLTRHQITNLQTELLLTGERSSFLAHLTDEEATRLQADPAVESIEPDRVMAICGCVDVETPKTLLWNIQQTGYGRGDLQTNKTVWIIDTGIDLTHPDLNVDTERSVSFISGKTANDENGHGTHVAGIIGAKNNNVGVTGVASGARLVALKVLNQLGEGRLSGLLQAVNHVIKNGRAGDVVNMSLGGEGTSATLDRIVRQAADMGILFAIAAGNDGKDSDGYAPAGVNHPNVFTVSAMNRTNQFASFSNFGASVDVCAYGVRITSTYKNGQYATLSGTSMAAPHVAGLLLIRGSNLPTHGSVQGDPDGKPDPMAGQ from the coding sequence ATGCGCTTTTCATTCTCCATGGCGGCTTATCTGAAAGTGGCCGTGGCCGGACTTACGTTGTTCGGCTGTTCCGCTGATCGCGACGTTCAGCCCGCGGGTCTCTCCCCCGACTGCCTGGTCAAAGCGTCTACTACGTCAGGGCAGCCCATTGCGGGTGCGTATATCGTAACCTTTAAAGAGGACCCGACGACCGCAGTTCCCAACGCCCGGCAAAGCGTCGTTAGTCCACAACAAAGCGTTAGTCGGTTGCTGACCCGCCATCAGATCACGAACCTGCAGACCGAACTGCTCCTGACCGGCGAACGCAGCAGTTTTCTGGCCCACCTGACGGACGAAGAAGCCACCCGCTTACAGGCCGACCCCGCCGTTGAATCCATCGAGCCGGATCGCGTCATGGCAATTTGTGGCTGCGTAGACGTTGAAACGCCTAAAACGCTGTTGTGGAACATTCAGCAGACGGGCTACGGCCGGGGCGACCTGCAAACCAACAAAACGGTCTGGATTATTGACACCGGCATTGACCTGACCCACCCAGACCTGAATGTCGATACCGAACGCAGCGTCTCGTTCATCAGCGGCAAAACGGCCAACGATGAGAACGGACACGGCACCCACGTAGCAGGTATCATCGGCGCGAAAAACAATAACGTAGGGGTTACCGGCGTAGCGTCGGGCGCTCGTCTGGTTGCCTTAAAAGTGCTGAACCAGTTGGGCGAAGGCCGGTTATCGGGTCTCCTTCAGGCCGTCAATCATGTCATTAAAAATGGTCGCGCGGGCGATGTGGTCAACATGAGTCTGGGTGGCGAAGGCACCTCGGCCACGCTCGATCGGATCGTTCGGCAGGCCGCCGATATGGGGATTCTATTTGCGATCGCGGCCGGTAACGATGGGAAAGACAGCGACGGGTACGCTCCGGCCGGAGTCAACCACCCGAACGTATTTACGGTTTCGGCCATGAACCGGACTAACCAGTTCGCAAGTTTTTCCAACTTCGGCGCCAGCGTGGACGTCTGCGCTTATGGCGTCCGGATTACGTCGACCTATAAGAACGGCCAGTATGCAACCCTTTCGGGTACGTCGATGGCTGCGCCCCACGTAGCGGGCCTGCTGTTGATTCGCGGGAGTAACCTGCCGACGCACGGCAGCGTGCAGGGCGACCCCGACGGCAAACCCGACCCTATGGCGGGGCAATAG
- the trmD gene encoding tRNA (guanosine(37)-N1)-methyltransferase TrmD, whose amino-acid sequence MRIDIITCLPKLLESFFAHSILQRAQQGGYVEVVVHDLRDYTADKHRRVDDYAFGGGAGMVMQIEPIARCIRALQAERTYDEVIYMTPDGQTLNQQTANALSLRQNLIILCGHYKGVDERVRELFITKEISIGDYVLSGGELAACVLSDAIIRLLPGVLNDETSALTDSFQDNLLAPPVYTRPAEFEGHRVPDILLSGHEARIDEWRHEQALERTRMRRPDLL is encoded by the coding sequence ATGAGGATTGATATCATTACGTGTCTGCCGAAGCTGCTGGAAAGCTTTTTTGCGCATTCAATTCTGCAGCGGGCGCAGCAGGGCGGGTACGTAGAGGTTGTTGTCCACGACCTGCGCGACTACACGGCCGACAAACACCGGCGGGTGGATGATTACGCTTTCGGTGGGGGTGCGGGTATGGTCATGCAGATCGAGCCGATTGCGCGTTGTATTCGGGCGCTGCAGGCCGAACGCACTTACGACGAAGTAATCTATATGACGCCCGATGGGCAGACGCTGAATCAGCAGACGGCCAATGCGCTCTCATTACGTCAGAATCTGATCATTCTCTGCGGTCACTACAAGGGCGTGGACGAACGGGTTCGCGAGCTGTTCATTACCAAGGAAATCAGCATCGGCGATTACGTCCTGTCGGGTGGTGAACTGGCCGCGTGTGTCTTATCCGACGCGATTATCCGGCTGCTGCCGGGCGTTTTGAACGATGAAACTTCGGCCCTGACCGACTCCTTTCAGGACAATCTGCTGGCCCCACCGGTCTATACGCGCCCGGCGGAGTTTGAAGGGCACCGCGTACCCGACATTCTCTTGTCGGGCCACGAAGCCAGAATTGACGAGTGGCGGCACGAGCAGGCGCTGGAACGCACCCGTATGCGCCGACCGGATCTGCTCTAG
- the rimM gene encoding ribosome maturation factor RimM (Essential for efficient processing of 16S rRNA): protein MTKDDCYQVGHITKTHGVSGELVLFLDVDDPTEYADLDSVLLEVKGELIPYFIESIAIVKGSRAIVAFEDIDTIEQAERLINCGAYLPLENLEPITDETRFYFHEIVGYQVVDAEAGALGTVRGVYAMNAQDLIAMDYQGKEVLIPINSDIVRTVDRENQKLNVVLPAGLLEIYMEDNSKEKPEVDGDEDATDED from the coding sequence GTGACAAAAGACGATTGCTATCAGGTAGGCCACATCACCAAGACCCACGGTGTCAGCGGTGAACTGGTTCTTTTCTTGGATGTTGATGATCCAACTGAATACGCCGATCTGGACTCGGTCCTGCTGGAAGTGAAGGGCGAGCTGATTCCGTATTTTATCGAATCTATCGCGATTGTGAAAGGCAGTCGGGCCATCGTGGCCTTCGAGGATATCGACACGATCGAGCAGGCCGAACGGCTGATTAACTGCGGAGCGTATCTGCCGCTGGAAAATCTGGAGCCCATCACAGACGAAACCCGATTTTACTTCCACGAAATCGTGGGGTATCAGGTTGTGGACGCCGAAGCCGGTGCGTTAGGCACGGTGCGGGGCGTGTACGCCATGAACGCCCAGGATCTGATCGCGATGGATTATCAGGGTAAGGAAGTGCTGATTCCCATCAACAGCGACATCGTCCGGACGGTCGACCGGGAAAATCAGAAACTGAACGTGGTCCTGCCCGCTGGTCTGCTGGAAATTTACATGGAAGACAACAGCAAGGAGAAGCCGGAAGTTGACGGCGATGAGGACGCTACCGATGAGGATTGA
- a CDS encoding 30S ribosomal protein S16 yields the protein MAVKIRLARRGRKKMAMYDIVVAESTSPRDGRFIEKIGTYNPNTDPSTVALKSERAVYWLMVGAQPTDTARSVLSHEGIMYRKHLQVGVNKGAITQEQADEKYTTWKEDKENRKAGAAETKTQTKEQARAARLEAERKVNEARAEAIAKKNKVEEPVAEEAPAAEATTEEAPATEAAAPEETPAAE from the coding sequence ATGGCTGTTAAAATTCGTTTAGCGCGTCGTGGACGCAAAAAGATGGCGATGTACGACATCGTTGTGGCTGAGTCAACCTCGCCCCGTGATGGACGGTTTATCGAGAAAATCGGTACGTACAACCCCAACACCGACCCTTCGACGGTCGCCCTGAAGTCGGAACGGGCCGTTTACTGGCTCATGGTAGGTGCCCAGCCGACCGATACTGCCCGTTCGGTATTGTCGCACGAAGGCATCATGTACCGCAAACACCTGCAGGTGGGCGTGAACAAAGGTGCGATTACGCAGGAGCAGGCCGATGAGAAATACACGACCTGGAAAGAAGACAAAGAGAACCGGAAAGCCGGTGCTGCCGAAACCAAAACGCAGACCAAAGAGCAGGCTCGTGCCGCTCGTCTGGAAGCTGAGCGTAAGGTGAACGAAGCCCGCGCCGAGGCTATCGCCAAGAAAAACAAGGTGGAAGAGCCCGTTGCTGAAGAAGCACCGGCTGCTGAAGCTACGACCGAGGAGGCTCCGGCCACCGAAGCGGCTGCACCCGAAGAAACACCGGCTGCCGAATAG
- a CDS encoding single-stranded DNA-binding protein — MRGLNKVTLIGNLGNDPEFQKLEGNTSVAKFSLATTESYKDKYGQTHTTTDWHTVVLWRSLADLAYKYLQKGSLVYAEGRLKTRSYDDKEGSKRYVTEVVADQIIMLDKKAVDNE, encoded by the coding sequence ATGCGCGGATTAAACAAAGTAACGCTAATCGGCAATCTTGGTAACGACCCCGAGTTTCAGAAACTGGAAGGCAATACCAGCGTTGCTAAATTTTCACTGGCAACTACTGAAAGCTACAAAGACAAATATGGGCAAACGCACACGACCACAGACTGGCACACGGTAGTACTTTGGCGTAGCCTTGCCGATTTAGCTTATAAGTATTTACAAAAAGGCAGTCTGGTTTATGCGGAGGGTCGGCTGAAGACCCGCAGCTACGATGATAAAGAAGGCAGTAAACGCTACGTAACGGAAGTAGTGGCCGATCAGATTATTATGCTGGACAAAAAGGCCGTCGACAATGAATGA
- a CDS encoding phage integrase N-terminal SAM-like domain-containing protein: protein MNEQVVKPAEQMPGVTFEQALHHQKAVIFIRFVDDPVLNKWVRQLTGAFWSHTQKAWYVVDNAHYRRQFGIAPPLVGKTVIAQIHPVNQPALQRLIETLQLKSYSASTLQTYRNEFAQLLYVLKAVPVDSLDANRLRSYFLYCVNTLKLSENTLHSRINAVKFFFEQVLHRERFFFEIPRPKKPSILPKVMSTADIKRLFAVTTNLKHNTMLKARKTDMSTYRIVYLTNCGNII, encoded by the coding sequence ATGAATGAGCAAGTAGTCAAACCGGCCGAACAAATGCCGGGCGTAACTTTTGAGCAGGCACTTCACCATCAGAAGGCCGTCATTTTTATTCGCTTTGTTGATGATCCTGTCCTGAACAAATGGGTAAGACAGTTAACAGGCGCTTTCTGGAGCCATACGCAAAAAGCCTGGTATGTGGTTGATAATGCGCATTACCGGCGACAATTTGGCATTGCTCCACCCCTGGTAGGGAAAACAGTCATTGCTCAAATACACCCAGTTAACCAGCCAGCTCTTCAAAGACTAATTGAAACGCTGCAACTGAAATCGTACAGCGCCAGCACCCTGCAAACGTATCGTAATGAGTTTGCTCAACTCCTGTATGTACTCAAGGCAGTACCAGTCGACTCGCTGGATGCTAACCGGCTTCGCAGCTACTTTCTATACTGCGTTAATACCCTAAAATTATCAGAGAATACGCTGCACAGCCGAATCAACGCGGTAAAATTCTTTTTTGAACAGGTGCTGCACAGGGAGCGGTTTTTCTTTGAGATTCCACGACCTAAGAAGCCATCTATTCTACCCAAAGTGATGTCAACCGCCGACATAAAACGACTTTTTGCCGTTACTACCAACCTCAAGCATAATACCATGCTCAAGGCAAGAAAGACCGATATGTCAACTTACCGGATAGTATACTTAACCAATTGCGGGAATATTATATAA
- a CDS encoding tyrosine-type recombinase/integrase: MREYYITYRPKKYLFEGQYGEQYSKRSAQQVFKMALSKAKINKEVGIHALRHSYATHLLENGTDIKFIQDLLGHNDIKTTLRYIQVSDQSLKKVKSPLDTL; the protein is encoded by the coding sequence TTGCGGGAATATTATATAACTTATCGCCCAAAGAAATACCTGTTTGAGGGACAGTACGGGGAGCAGTACAGCAAACGAAGTGCACAACAAGTTTTCAAAATGGCCCTTTCTAAAGCTAAGATAAATAAAGAAGTTGGCATTCATGCGCTTCGGCACAGTTACGCTACCCATTTGCTTGAGAATGGGACTGACATTAAATTCATACAGGATTTACTTGGTCATAACGATATAAAAACTACATTGCGTTACATACAAGTAAGTGACCAAAGTTTGAAAAAGGTAAAAAGTCCATTAGACACCTTATAG
- a CDS encoding DUF4760 domain-containing protein has translation METKDIIQIVVSSIAAIIALLALYNSIRIYKTANKQFGLGTRQFEIAAKSFTDNHDYAKRQFSINFISKWDDTNFVQARKCINNKWPKAFLDPDDINWNEIKKVREEELAALTAEGKVHSQALIITDHMNLVLNYFETMAIAIENKVAHEIIMKQAFYHTFHSWFIVLSDYREHVNKARKYHPWKVIEKLHDEKWYPSNPSVNTPLDETGKLPE, from the coding sequence ATGGAGACAAAAGACATTATTCAGATAGTAGTTTCATCTATTGCAGCAATAATCGCTTTACTTGCGCTCTACAATTCTATACGGATTTATAAAACAGCTAATAAACAATTCGGCTTAGGGACGAGACAATTTGAAATAGCAGCTAAATCGTTTACTGACAACCACGATTATGCAAAACGTCAATTTTCTATAAATTTTATTTCTAAGTGGGACGACACAAACTTTGTTCAAGCACGAAAATGTATCAACAATAAATGGCCAAAAGCGTTTTTAGACCCTGACGACATCAATTGGAATGAGATAAAAAAAGTTAGGGAGGAAGAATTAGCAGCACTTACAGCAGAAGGTAAAGTGCATTCCCAAGCTTTGATTATCACAGACCATATGAATTTGGTGCTGAATTATTTTGAAACAATGGCAATTGCAATTGAGAATAAAGTTGCACACGAGATAATAATGAAGCAGGCATTTTATCACACTTTCCACAGTTGGTTTATTGTGCTTTCTGACTACCGTGAGCATGTAAACAAAGCAAGAAAATATCATCCATGGAAAGTCATTGAAAAACTGCATGATGAAAAATGGTATCCCTCAAATCCTTCTGTAAATACACCATTAGACGAGACCGGAAAATTGCCGGAGTGA
- a CDS encoding nuclear transport factor 2 family protein, whose translation MQKLLTLFLFTCLSKIMYAQIRFDELPKAEQEEIMKQAGDINKVTWAKGLIAITPDGKVWDKQTYKAPVIPGDSVKYNGTPETEFIYRSFKGLQPPIIYVYNGNTIVVHGLVEVHAERKGQPIRFTVARLETYIKTDGRWALAAGSGTYVEPPTPEKK comes from the coding sequence ATGCAAAAGCTATTGACTTTATTTCTTTTCACTTGTCTTTCTAAAATTATGTATGCACAGATACGTTTTGATGAACTTCCCAAAGCGGAACAGGAAGAAATAATGAAACAAGCAGGCGATATTAATAAAGTTACATGGGCAAAAGGTTTGATTGCTATCACACCAGATGGAAAGGTATGGGACAAGCAAACATATAAAGCTCCTGTGATCCCTGGTGATTCAGTGAAATACAATGGCACCCCTGAAACAGAATTTATCTACAGGTCTTTTAAAGGTCTTCAACCGCCTATAATCTATGTTTACAACGGCAATACAATCGTCGTCCACGGATTAGTTGAGGTGCATGCGGAAAGGAAAGGACAGCCCATACGATTCACGGTAGCACGACTGGAAACCTACATTAAAACGGATGGCAGATGGGCTTTGGCTGCAGGCAGTGGCACTTATGTAGAGCCACCTACTCCAGAGAAGAAGTAA